ACATATGCCTCCAGCTTGCTGTTGAATGCGTGAAGAAAGGAAAGAAGGCGATCTTCATAGATACGGAAGGGATCTCCGCCGACAGGTTCAGGCAAATTGCCGGAGAGAATGCCAAAGAGATCGCACAGGATATAATAATCTTTGAGCCGCATACATTCGAAGAACAGTATTCGGCAGTAAGGGAAACCGAGAAAATAAGCACAGAGAACGTAGGCCTTATTATACTGGACTCTGCAACAGCATACTATCGTTTCGAACTGGACGATGACGATTCAAGCATCAGGACCAGAAGAGAGCTTTCGAACCAGATAGGGTTCCTTCACAGCCTTGCACGCAAAAGAGGGATCGTGGTTGTAATAACCAACCAGGTCTACTCAGATATAAATACCAATACACTCAAACCCATAGGCGGAAGCGGTCTTGAACATATATCCAAGACAATAGTCCAGCTTGAAAAAACAGGAACTGGCAACCGTCGTGCAAAACTCTGGAAACACCGCTCCCGACC
This genomic stretch from Methanococcoides sp. LMO-2 harbors:
- the radB gene encoding DNA repair and recombination protein RadB encodes the protein MNKQLASGCHPIDELLGGGFESGVVTQIFGEAGSGKTNICLQLAVECVKKGKKAIFIDTEGISADRFRQIAGENAKEIAQDIIIFEPHTFEEQYSAVRETEKISTENVGLIILDSATAYYRFELDDDDSSIRTRRELSNQIGFLHSLARKRGIVVVITNQVYSDINTNTLKPIGGSGLEHISKTIVQLEKTGTGNRRAKLWKHRSRPEGATCEFSITADGVR